From Plasmodium malariae genome assembly, chromosome: 8:
ttttttttttttttttttgattgtcatgcatatattttttaatttattgagCCGTAGCTTGTTTATGTTTTAACTGTTTCATTTTACACTTCAGAATTTCTGTAAGATCTTCCCCGTCgtttattatgtttaatttttgaaaataaaacaataatgtATAGGCGCTATGttcatttatgtttttataattaattattatataattttttatgttatgtataatggaattatgtgtataatttaatattaaaagaatgtTTAGAACTTTTATAATGTCTtgaattaaacaaatatcgtaattatttataaacatttcAATATCGTCTTCCCAGTGATTTAATAATCTgagtaaattatttttcaagtTTTCATATTCACACGCATTTAAACATTTGTTTACattatcttttttacatttttcagttttgcatttttcagtattttctttaataaaaattttattcacGTCCAAAAGATGAAAATCGTACATGttgttattttcataattttttaaaagaatggATAATGAATacaaaacataaatttttaattctttcaacaatttcattttttttatttgtgaaataaaaatatccaTTTTAGACAaacatataagtatattatatcttgaatatatataaaataggtTACTTATTTGATTACAGTTCAATAAATTTACGTAACTAATaagtttttcattaaatatatttattatgtaattaaataaattgataTAGTTAATGGAATAGTTGAAATTTTTGTCGTCCTTAACATATTCACCTTTCCCATATATAAGCTCGTAATTTTCAATAATCTCCTTTATATTcggtaaaaaatgaatacaaTTTATTACATCATCAATACTGCTTTTGTCCATAACAGTTGTTAATTTATAAgtacaaatttttaatatatgattaaaatttttatttattttcatataagaatataatattctacACAAAtccattaaatttatatcatcCATTaacagaataattttttgcgACAAGGTTTTGAAAATATTCAtgtttttgtataatatacatgCAAAGCAGTATGTAATTACACATATATCTCTAACATGCACATGACTATGCATTATATTGTCCATAATTATACTGCTCAGCTTAACAAACAAATCTTCATCATTTATCTTACATTTAACTAAGGCATTTAAAATCATAGATATTTCC
This genomic window contains:
- the PmUG01_08027600 gene encoding conserved Plasmodium protein, unknown function, with product MLKFKNVITESANVNTVNYFFKRFVSKVNHNILYKNKYEGDIKNEKEIKIKHMNSSVLCIFSNMLLKENIKNDFIWKKIEKRSYELIDKFEVGEIASFLFCLSKIRYETNLYDSFIPIIKKKCEYFNTSNLAMLISTYSKRKKENLIIFLKEELKKKVHTLYNIVEISMILNALVKCKINDEDLFVKLSSIIMDNIMHSHVHVRDICVITYCFACILYKNMNIFKTLSQKIILLMDDINLMDLCRILYSYMKINKNFNHILKICTYKLTTVMDKSSIDDVINCIHFLPNIKEIIENYELIYGKGEYVKDDKNFNYSINYINLFNYIINIFNEKLISYVNLLNCNQISNLFYIYSRYNILICLSKMDIFISQIKKMKLLKELKIYVLYSLSILLKNYENNNMYDFHLLDVNKIFIKENTEKCKTEKCKKDNVNKCLNACEYENLKNNLLRLLNHWEDDIEMFINNYDICLIQDIIKVLNILLILNYTHNSIIHNIKNYIIINYKNINEHSAYTLLFYFQKLNIINDGEDLTEILKCKMKQLKHKQATAQ